A window of Zonotrichia leucophrys gambelii isolate GWCS_2022_RI chromosome 11, RI_Zleu_2.0, whole genome shotgun sequence contains these coding sequences:
- the SIAH1 gene encoding E3 ubiquitin-protein ligase SIAH1 isoform X1 — protein MTGRSASSGPYSWKGVWSACLPGSKTCKGKEMSRQTATALPTGTSKCTPSQRVPALTGTTASNNDLASLFECPVCFDYVLPPILQCQSGHLVCSNCRPKLTCCPTCRGPLGSIRNLAMEKVANSVLFPCKYASSGCEITLPHTEKADHEELCEFRPYSCPCPGASCKWQGSLDAVMPHLMHQHKSITTLQGEDIVFLATDINLPGAVDWVMMQSCFGFHFMLVLEKQEKYDGHQQFFAIVQLIGTRKQAENFAYRLELNGHRRRLTWEATPRSIHEGIATAIMNSDCLVFDTSIAQLFAENGNLGINVTISMC, from the coding sequence AAATGAGCCGTCAGACCGCTACAGCCCTGCCCACAGGTACCTCCAAGTGCACGCCATCGCAGAGGGTGCCCGCGCTGACGGGCACCACCGCCTCCAACAATGACTTGGCCAGTCTCTTTGAGTGTCCCGTGTGCTTTGACTATGTGCTGCCACCCATCCTGCAGTGTCAGAGCGGCCACCTGGTCTGTAGCAACTGTCGGCCCAAGCTCACGTGCTGCCCCACCTGCCGCGGCCCGCTGGGCTCCATCCGGAACCTGGCCATGGAGAAAGTTGCCAATTCCGTACTATTCCCGTGTAAATACGCCTCTTCCGGCTGCGAGATAACTTTGCCGCACACGGAAAAAGCAGACCACGAGGAGCTGTGTGAGTTTAGGCCTtactcctgtccctgtcccggtgcTTCGTGTAAATGGCAAGGCTCTCTGGATGCTGTAATGCCGCACCTGATGCATCAGCACAAGTCAATTACGACGCTGCAGGGAGAAGATATAGTGTTCCTGGCCACGGACATTAATCTTCCTGGTGCTGTTGACTGGGTTATGATGCAGTCTTGTTTTGGCTTTCATTTCATGCTAGTGTtggagaaacaggaaaagtaTGATGGTCACCAGCAGTTCTTTGCAATTGTACAGCTGATAGGAACGCGCAAGCAAGCGGAAAACTTTGCTTATCGACTCGAGCTAAACGGGCATAGGCGGCGATTGACTTGGGAAGCAACTCCTCGATCCATTCATGAGGGCATTGCAACAGCCATTATGAATAGTGACTGTCTAGTCTTTGACACCAGCATTGCACAGCTCTTTGCAGAAAATGGCAATTTAGGCATCAACGTAACTATATCCATGTGTTGA
- the SIAH1 gene encoding E3 ubiquitin-protein ligase SIAH1 isoform X2, whose product MSRQTATALPTGTSKCTPSQRVPALTGTTASNNDLASLFECPVCFDYVLPPILQCQSGHLVCSNCRPKLTCCPTCRGPLGSIRNLAMEKVANSVLFPCKYASSGCEITLPHTEKADHEELCEFRPYSCPCPGASCKWQGSLDAVMPHLMHQHKSITTLQGEDIVFLATDINLPGAVDWVMMQSCFGFHFMLVLEKQEKYDGHQQFFAIVQLIGTRKQAENFAYRLELNGHRRRLTWEATPRSIHEGIATAIMNSDCLVFDTSIAQLFAENGNLGINVTISMC is encoded by the coding sequence ATGAGCCGTCAGACCGCTACAGCCCTGCCCACAGGTACCTCCAAGTGCACGCCATCGCAGAGGGTGCCCGCGCTGACGGGCACCACCGCCTCCAACAATGACTTGGCCAGTCTCTTTGAGTGTCCCGTGTGCTTTGACTATGTGCTGCCACCCATCCTGCAGTGTCAGAGCGGCCACCTGGTCTGTAGCAACTGTCGGCCCAAGCTCACGTGCTGCCCCACCTGCCGCGGCCCGCTGGGCTCCATCCGGAACCTGGCCATGGAGAAAGTTGCCAATTCCGTACTATTCCCGTGTAAATACGCCTCTTCCGGCTGCGAGATAACTTTGCCGCACACGGAAAAAGCAGACCACGAGGAGCTGTGTGAGTTTAGGCCTtactcctgtccctgtcccggtgcTTCGTGTAAATGGCAAGGCTCTCTGGATGCTGTAATGCCGCACCTGATGCATCAGCACAAGTCAATTACGACGCTGCAGGGAGAAGATATAGTGTTCCTGGCCACGGACATTAATCTTCCTGGTGCTGTTGACTGGGTTATGATGCAGTCTTGTTTTGGCTTTCATTTCATGCTAGTGTtggagaaacaggaaaagtaTGATGGTCACCAGCAGTTCTTTGCAATTGTACAGCTGATAGGAACGCGCAAGCAAGCGGAAAACTTTGCTTATCGACTCGAGCTAAACGGGCATAGGCGGCGATTGACTTGGGAAGCAACTCCTCGATCCATTCATGAGGGCATTGCAACAGCCATTATGAATAGTGACTGTCTAGTCTTTGACACCAGCATTGCACAGCTCTTTGCAGAAAATGGCAATTTAGGCATCAACGTAACTATATCCATGTGTTGA